The following coding sequences lie in one Spinacia oleracea cultivar Varoflay chromosome 1, BTI_SOV_V1, whole genome shotgun sequence genomic window:
- the LOC130465825 gene encoding uncharacterized protein isoform X3, with translation MAYPLDGSLHQHFRSMKPSHYKVQVDCIYDGHDDDTLPVPTGDGFNNLGRALASFVQWPIHLVIFEEDEEYSTPRPTKKSRSQIFEEVVGSSKEKKNELIVKEKTTELVVKDKTTELIVKEKATLDLGSKEKTTLKLTAKENSCSNKLESKSKSKNSKTAKEMVGSCDRKTEESAAKSKKQNLADDTIQGLGPSCNYLKFIINTAPGDVYKNTSIPLPASVWHYDEDRQTYVNEVDVEEFLRGACLNISVIQVYMMCLFHEHTFAFDNSQIGFVCPEAMSSSRIKANPQAASMYLKVVFNAEIEKEKKGDPNITKWFLIPYHQEAYQVYKFNDGICPNRATMQGLKGFHVKCAQQVGARECGYYVMKFMHEIVTLHHNTDERLDNAYTPRNAPYTDEEIDVVREQWAKFFTTEYLFT, from the exons ATGGCGTACCCATTGGATGGTTCGTTGCACCAACACTTTAGATCGATGAAGCCTAGTCATTATAAGGTCCAAGTTGATTGTATTTACGACGGACATGATGATGACACTCTTCCGGTACCTACTGGAGATGGATTCAATAACTTAGGCAGGGCTCTTGCTAGTTTTGTGCAATGGCCAATTCACTTGGTGATTTTCGAAGAAGACGAG GAGTACTCTACTCCACGCCCAACAAAGAAGTCCAGGAGTcagatttttgaagaggtggttGGTAGCTCCAAAGAGaagaaaaacgaattaattgtcAAAGAGAAGACAACAGAATTAGTTGTCAAAGATAAGACAACAGAATTAATTGTCAAAGAGAAGGCAACACTTGATTTAGGGTCCAAAGAGAAGACAACACTGAAGTTAACGGCCAAG GAAAATTCATGCTCAAATAAGTTGGAGTCGAAATCGAAGTCGAAGAACTCTAAGACGGCCAAAGAGATGGTaggtagttgtgatcgtaaaACTGAAGAATCAGCCGCCAAAAGTAAGAAGCAAAATTTGGCAGACGAcacaattcaaggtcttggcccATCATGCAATTATTTGAAGTTTATCATCAATACGGCGCCCGGTGATGTATATaaaaatacttcaatcccattgCCCGCTTCGGTTTGGCATTATGACGAAGATCGACAAACTTATGTAAATGAGGTTGACGTTGAAGAGTTCCTTAGAGGGGCGTGCCTCAACATTTCAGTGATCCAAGTCTATATGAT GTGTTTATTCCACGAACACACCTTTGCATTTGACAACTCTCAGATTGGGTTTGTTTGTCCCGAGGCAATGTCAAGCTCTAGAATCAAGGCCAACCCTCAGGCTGCATCAATGTATTTGAAAGTAGTTTTCAatgctgaaattgaaaaggagaagaagGGTGATCCTAACATTACCAAGTGGTTTTTGATCCCATACCATCAAGA ggcataccaagtgtacaagtttAATGATGGGATTTGTCCGAATAGAGCGACTATGCAGGGGTTGAAAGGCTTCCATGTAAAG tgtgctcaacaagtcggcgcccgcgagtgtggctattacgttatgaagttcatgcatGAAATAGTCACGTTACACCATAACACTGATGAGCGGTTAGACAAT GCTTACACTCCAAGAAATGCGCCTTATACCGATGAGGAaatagatgtggttcgtgagcaatgggctaagttttttacaaccgagtatttatttacttag
- the LOC130465825 gene encoding uncharacterized protein isoform X1 — translation MAYPLDGSLHQHFRSMKPSHYKVQVDCIYDGHDDDTLPVPTGDGFNNLGRALASFVQWPIHLVIFEEDEEYSTPRPTKKSRSQIFEEVVGSSKEKKNELIVKEKTTELVVKDKTTELIVKEKATLDLGSKEKTTLKLTAKENSCSNKLESKSKSKNSKTAKEMVGSCDRKTEESAAKSKKQNLADDTIQGLGPSCNYLKFIINTAPGDVYKNTSIPLPASVWHYDEDRQTYVNEVDVEEFLRGACLNISVIQVYMMCLFHEHTFAFDNSQIGFVCPEAMSSSRIKANPQAASMYLKVVFNAEIEKEKKGDPNITKWFLIPYHQENHWILYVLDLRRGCAYIFDSAIGSNRENSAWGILCLAYQVYKFNDGICPNRATMQGLKGFHVKCAQQVGARECGYYVMKFMHEIVTLHHNTDERLDNAYTPRNAPYTDEEIDVVREQWAKFFTTEYLFT, via the exons ATGGCGTACCCATTGGATGGTTCGTTGCACCAACACTTTAGATCGATGAAGCCTAGTCATTATAAGGTCCAAGTTGATTGTATTTACGACGGACATGATGATGACACTCTTCCGGTACCTACTGGAGATGGATTCAATAACTTAGGCAGGGCTCTTGCTAGTTTTGTGCAATGGCCAATTCACTTGGTGATTTTCGAAGAAGACGAG GAGTACTCTACTCCACGCCCAACAAAGAAGTCCAGGAGTcagatttttgaagaggtggttGGTAGCTCCAAAGAGaagaaaaacgaattaattgtcAAAGAGAAGACAACAGAATTAGTTGTCAAAGATAAGACAACAGAATTAATTGTCAAAGAGAAGGCAACACTTGATTTAGGGTCCAAAGAGAAGACAACACTGAAGTTAACGGCCAAG GAAAATTCATGCTCAAATAAGTTGGAGTCGAAATCGAAGTCGAAGAACTCTAAGACGGCCAAAGAGATGGTaggtagttgtgatcgtaaaACTGAAGAATCAGCCGCCAAAAGTAAGAAGCAAAATTTGGCAGACGAcacaattcaaggtcttggcccATCATGCAATTATTTGAAGTTTATCATCAATACGGCGCCCGGTGATGTATATaaaaatacttcaatcccattgCCCGCTTCGGTTTGGCATTATGACGAAGATCGACAAACTTATGTAAATGAGGTTGACGTTGAAGAGTTCCTTAGAGGGGCGTGCCTCAACATTTCAGTGATCCAAGTCTATATGAT GTGTTTATTCCACGAACACACCTTTGCATTTGACAACTCTCAGATTGGGTTTGTTTGTCCCGAGGCAATGTCAAGCTCTAGAATCAAGGCCAACCCTCAGGCTGCATCAATGTATTTGAAAGTAGTTTTCAatgctgaaattgaaaaggagaagaagGGTGATCCTAACATTACCAAGTGGTTTTTGATCCCATACCATCAAGA AaatcattggattttgtacgtGTTAGACCTACGTAGAGGTTGTGCGTATATTTTCGACTCTGCGATAGGTTCCAACCGAGAAAATAGTGCATGGGGAATCTTGTGTTT ggcataccaagtgtacaagtttAATGATGGGATTTGTCCGAATAGAGCGACTATGCAGGGGTTGAAAGGCTTCCATGTAAAG tgtgctcaacaagtcggcgcccgcgagtgtggctattacgttatgaagttcatgcatGAAATAGTCACGTTACACCATAACACTGATGAGCGGTTAGACAAT GCTTACACTCCAAGAAATGCGCCTTATACCGATGAGGAaatagatgtggttcgtgagcaatgggctaagttttttacaaccgagtatttatttacttag
- the LOC130465825 gene encoding uncharacterized protein isoform X2, producing MAYPLDGSLHQHFRSMKPSHYKVQVDCIYDGHDDDTLPVPTGDGFNNLGRALASFVQWPIHLVIFEEDEEYSTPRPTKKSRSQIFEEVVGSSKEKKNELIVKEKTTELVVKDKTTELIVKEKATLDLGSKEKTTLKLTAKENSCSNKLESKSKSKNSKTAKEMVGSCDRKTEESAAKSKKQNLADDTIQGLGPSCNYLKFIINTAPGDVYKNTSIPLPASVWHYDEDRQTYVNEVDVEEFLRGACLNISVIQVYMMCLFHEHTFAFDNSQIGFVCPEAMSSSRIKANPQAASMYLKVVFNAEIEKEKKGDPNITKWFLIPYHQENHWILYVLDLRRGCAYIFDSAIGSNRENSAWGILCLAYQVYKFNDGICPNRATMQGLKGFHVKCAQQVGARECGYYVMKFMHEIVTLHHNTDERLTLQEMRLIPMRK from the exons ATGGCGTACCCATTGGATGGTTCGTTGCACCAACACTTTAGATCGATGAAGCCTAGTCATTATAAGGTCCAAGTTGATTGTATTTACGACGGACATGATGATGACACTCTTCCGGTACCTACTGGAGATGGATTCAATAACTTAGGCAGGGCTCTTGCTAGTTTTGTGCAATGGCCAATTCACTTGGTGATTTTCGAAGAAGACGAG GAGTACTCTACTCCACGCCCAACAAAGAAGTCCAGGAGTcagatttttgaagaggtggttGGTAGCTCCAAAGAGaagaaaaacgaattaattgtcAAAGAGAAGACAACAGAATTAGTTGTCAAAGATAAGACAACAGAATTAATTGTCAAAGAGAAGGCAACACTTGATTTAGGGTCCAAAGAGAAGACAACACTGAAGTTAACGGCCAAG GAAAATTCATGCTCAAATAAGTTGGAGTCGAAATCGAAGTCGAAGAACTCTAAGACGGCCAAAGAGATGGTaggtagttgtgatcgtaaaACTGAAGAATCAGCCGCCAAAAGTAAGAAGCAAAATTTGGCAGACGAcacaattcaaggtcttggcccATCATGCAATTATTTGAAGTTTATCATCAATACGGCGCCCGGTGATGTATATaaaaatacttcaatcccattgCCCGCTTCGGTTTGGCATTATGACGAAGATCGACAAACTTATGTAAATGAGGTTGACGTTGAAGAGTTCCTTAGAGGGGCGTGCCTCAACATTTCAGTGATCCAAGTCTATATGAT GTGTTTATTCCACGAACACACCTTTGCATTTGACAACTCTCAGATTGGGTTTGTTTGTCCCGAGGCAATGTCAAGCTCTAGAATCAAGGCCAACCCTCAGGCTGCATCAATGTATTTGAAAGTAGTTTTCAatgctgaaattgaaaaggagaagaagGGTGATCCTAACATTACCAAGTGGTTTTTGATCCCATACCATCAAGA AaatcattggattttgtacgtGTTAGACCTACGTAGAGGTTGTGCGTATATTTTCGACTCTGCGATAGGTTCCAACCGAGAAAATAGTGCATGGGGAATCTTGTGTTT ggcataccaagtgtacaagtttAATGATGGGATTTGTCCGAATAGAGCGACTATGCAGGGGTTGAAAGGCTTCCATGTAAAG tgtgctcaacaagtcggcgcccgcgagtgtggctattacgttatgaagttcatgcatGAAATAGTCACGTTACACCATAACACTGATGAGCG GCTTACACTCCAAGAAATGCGCCTTATACCGATGAGGAaatag
- the LOC130463892 gene encoding uncharacterized protein — protein sequence MDDHRDNEIQGIDGASHPTGESQGTNTSKKTKFRGPSKGVQAKKPMHLQYNQYGIPDGEWSGEYGKQVGSCAARININVKEYSTLDEHTKKGFWEETKLLFHIIDDPAKRREKYFHMCVAKRFGAFKSRLTRRWITKKEKMPKHQTNDMPWDIYHQITEDDWKTFVIERNKPEMLVRREKASKSALQNKHPHRTGQKGYVRKRPEWINDGRLPPEAALTLSSGSSSVTSSLTTAPDRFKKFRSVEWILAHQVKNKEGKWEVDPNDKEAVNIAKMALEYIEEEGKGNISFTQGEDALTKAMGKKDHRGRVKATGGVNVGYKVSFGPIDRSSRCGHIEPSPEAIESIRASVRREFEDQLERKVAEALQNQLATLKATGQLHTLSTPALDSALVSDEFDVNRALVTCCPSSSQQPRELKVYILYSAYTQNTPS from the exons ATGGATGATCATCGTGATAATGAAATACAGGGAATTGATGGAGCTAGTCATCCTACGGGGGAATCACAAGGTACCAACACTAGTAAAAAGACCAAATTCCGTGGTCCGTCAAAAGGAGTTCAAGCCAAAAAGCCTATGCATCTTCAGTATAATCAATATGGAATCCCCGATGGAGAATGGTCAGGAGAATACGGGAAGCAAGTTGGGTCTTGTGCTGCTAGAATTAACATTAATGTCAAAGAATATTCAACGTTAGATGAACACACAAAGAAGGGGTTTTGGGAGGAGACCAAG CTTCTGTTCCACATTATTGATGATCCGgctaaaaggagagaaaaatattttcatatgTGTGTGGCGAAACGCTTTGGAGCTTTCAAGTCCAGGTTAACGCGGCGTTGGATaactaagaaagaaaaaatgccGAAACATCAGACAAATGACATGCCTTGGGACATCTACCATCAAAtcacagaggatgattggaaaACATTTGTGATAGAACGAAACAAGCCGGAGATGTTG GTTCGTAGAGAAAAAGCAAGTAAAAGTGCATTACAAAACAAGCACCCACATCGCACAGGCCAAAAGGGTTATGTTAGAAAGAGACCAGAGTGGATAAATGATGGGCGACTACCGCCAGAGGCAGCTTTAACCCTCTCAAGTGGCTCCTCCTCAGTGACCTCATCACTCACCACAGCGCCAGATAGATTTAAGAAGTTTAGATCAGTAGAGTGGATCTTGGCTCATCAAGTTAAAAACAAAGAGGGAAAGTGGGAAGTTGACCCGAATGATAAAGAAGCCGTAAATATTGCTAAGATGGCT TTGGAGTACATAGAAGAAgagggaaaaggaaatatttcatTCACCCAGGGAGAAGATGCCCTCACCAAGGCTATGGGAAAAAAGGATCACCGTGGGCGTGTCAAGGCAACAGGTGGAGTTAATGTCGGTTACAAAGTTTCTTTCGGTCCAATAGACCGAAGTAGTAGATGTGGCCATATTGAACCATCACCGGAGGCTATCGAATCAATCAGAGCTTCGGTGAGAAGGGAGTTTGAAGATCAATTAGAGAGAAAGGTGGCGGAGGCCCTCCAAAACCAACTAGCCACATTGAAAGCAACCGGTCAACTACACACCCTCTCTACCCCCGCACTTGATTCTGCTCTTGTAAGTGATGAGTTTGATGTTAACCGTGCACTCGTAACCTGTTGTCCGAGTTCATCGCAGCAACCACGCGAGCTGAAGGTATATATTCTCTATAGTGCATACACTCAAAACACCCCTAGCTAG